Genomic window (Desulfuribacillus alkaliarsenatis):
TGACACATTTTCTATCGCAATAGCACCAGGTCGCTTATTTCGTTGCCATTGTTCGTCAGCAACAGCAAAGTCACTCTCACCCCAAACAGGCTTTACATCAGACTCGTCTAAGACGTCCCAGACTTTTTCCGCTGCAGCTATACTATTTCTACCTGTGTGGAAACTACTTCCAAGGTTCTTCAACGGAAGATATAATTCAGGTGCTAATAATAAAATGAAAAATGCAGTATGAAAAGTTAAATGGCCATATACTAACCTTAAGCCGACCTCTACGGCAATCATTGCTGTACTAATAGTCGCAAGTATCTCTAGCATTAAAGCAGACAAAAAGGCTATTTTCAATACATCCATCGTTGTATCGCGAAAGTTATTACTCATTTCAACAATCTTTTGTCGCTGCTGCTTACTTCTGCCAAAAATCTTCAGTGTTGCAAGTCCCTGTAGCACATCCAAAAAGTGCCCTGAAAACCGCACAAGGCTATCCATCTGTTGACGGGCTTTTTTGTCCGCCATGTTGCCGATAATCACCATAAACACGGGAATTAACGGAGCCGTAACCAGCATAATCAGCCCTGAATAAATGTTAAAGGAAAATACAACGATTAGAATCATCGGCGGAATAATAGCTGCCTGTAATAGCTGTGGCAAGTAACGACTATAGTATCCGTCTAGATGGTCAATTGCATCGGTCATGACGCTAATTATTTGCCCTGTTTTATGACGAAAAAGCTGTCCTGGTTCAGTTTTCGAAAGCTTTACTAATAGCCGTTCACGTATACTACCTTTTACAATGGTAGCAAGTCGACTACTGAGTCTACTATTACCATAGCTAATAGTCCCCCTACCAATGAAAACAGCTAACAGTAGCCATAGCATGCCCCAGGTTGACTGTAATCCCTGTCCTTGTAAAAATACTGCATCTACAATAGTTGCTATCATATACCCTTGCCCAATCGCTAAGACACCACCAATAACAGCAAAGCAAACCAGGAAGGCAAAAATCCATTTATGATTTTGTACCTCCTGGTTTAAACGCTTATCAAGCATATTTATCTATTAGTAGTGACGCTCAACGGTCGCTTTACCGCGGAATACATAATACACATAGGTAGTGTAAGCTAAAACAATAGGTACCCCGATCAGTGCGATTATTAACATAACCGTTAATGTAAGATCAGTTGATGATGCATTGTAGATGGTTAAGTTTCTAGCTGGATCCGTTGCAATAACCATGTTCGGGAACAAGCCCACCGCAACAGTTATTATTTTAGTTGCAATAATTAGTGAGCTAGCTATAAAGACCTTTCCATATGCTTCTTTCTTCAGAAGAACTGGAATTGCAGCTAATAGAAGCAATGTCGCTAACGGAATTGCAAACAGCACAGGGAAGTTATTAAGGTTTGTAAACATATGTGGAGCTAAGAAATACGTAGCTACTGTTCCAATTATCCATGCTCCAAGTAATGACCAACAGAACTTGCTCGTTAGTCCAATCGCGCGCTGTTGTAAATCCCCTTCAGTCTTTAGCGTCGTATAGGTAACGCCCTGAAGTAGGAAACCTAAGAGACCAACAACACCAAGAATTAAAGCGTATGGATTCAATAGAGCAAAGAAGCTACCTGCATAATTCTGCATATCATCTAATGGGATTCCTACAACAACATTACCAACAGCTACACCAAACAATAACGCTGGCAGGAAGCTACCGATAAAGAACAGATTACCCATCAATTTTTGCATTGGCTTATCGTCATCTAACTTGAAGTAATACTCAATTCCTATTGCACGGAAAATCAATCCGAACAGCACTAACATCATTGCTAAATAAAAACCACTGAATACTGTAGCATATACAAATGGAAACGCTGCAAATAATGCTCCTCCACCTGTTATTAACCAAACTTCATTGCCATCCCATACAGGTCCGATGGAGTTAATTAAAATTTTCTTTTCATCCTCTGTTTTCCCTAGATAGTGAAACAAGCTACCAATACCAAGGTCAAATCCATCAAGAATGGCATATCCAATAATCAAGACACCAAACAGTATAAACCAAATCGCATTTAAATCCATTATAGAGTGACCTCCTTCCCAGAATCCATTGGACGATCAATTGTCGTATCGATATCGACATTGAACTTCTTAACTTCTCTAATCATTAAGAATATCATCAAGAATAACAGGAATGCATAGATTGCGATAAATAACACTAGAGAAATCAACACTTCAGCTACACTTAAATGGGAAACTGCATCGGCTGTTCTTAATAGTCCATAAACAATCCACGGCTGTCTTCCCCATTCTGCAACAATCCAGCCAAATGTGTTTGCAATGTATGGTAATGGTAATAACCATACAGCCGCTTTAAGAACCAGTTCATTGTCATACAGCCTTCCACGCTTCATTTGTACTGCTAAAAATATCATCCAGAATATAATTAGCGTACCTGTTCCAACCATGATTCTAAAGGAAATGAAGTTCCCGAGAACAGGTGGGCGATCCTCTGGAGCGAACTCTCTAAGCCCTGTTACAGGAGCATTAATGTCGCTGTGAGCTAGTAAGCTTAGTGCCCCTGGTATGCCAATTTCAAATCTATTTCTTTCATTCTCATAATCAGGGATAGCGAACAATAGTAACGCTGCACGCTCTTCTGTTTCCCAATGAGCCTCATAAGCAGCAAGCTTTTCTGGCTGTGTTTCAGCAACTAATACTGCGTGGGAGTGACCAGAAGCACCTTGTAATAAAGCAAATACTAGACCAAATATTACAGCAAACTTCATTGATGATTTAGCAAGTTCAACATTTCTTTTGTTAAGTAAGTAATAAGCACTGACAGCTATTATGAAGAAAGCAGCTGTGATGTATGCACCCTCTAATACGTGAGATAATCTCACTAACGTTGAAGGATTGAATAATACTTCGTAGAAGCTTGTCATTTCTGCACGGCCAAGTTCTTCGTTAATACGGTATCCTGCTGGAGTTTGCATCCAGGAGTTCGCTGCAATAATCCAGAAAGCCGAGAAATTTGTACCTATTGCTACCATTAAAGCAGCGAAGAAACGCATACCCTTTGAAATTTTATCTCTACCAAATACTAAAAGTCCAATAAATACAGATTCTAAGAAGAATGCAAAGACTCCTTCTGCAGCAAGCGGTGCACCAAAGATATCACCTACATAACGCGAGTATGCCGCCCAGTTAGTTCCAAATTGGAACTCCATTGTAATACCTGTAGCAACTCCGACGGCGAAGTTAACGAGGAATAGCTTCGTCCAAAAGCGTGCCATCTTATCGTAAAGAGCCTCGCCTGTTCGCCAATACCTAAACTCCAGGTAAGCGATAAAAATCGCCAGTCCAATCGTTAATGGTACAAAAAAGTAGTGAATAATCGCAGTTAAAGTAAATTGCAGTCTTGATAATAAAACTACATCAAAAAATTCCATACATTAAACACCTCCTGTTATAATTAAACATGATAATCACAAAAACTTAGGTAATTGTATTAGTTGCATCTGGCTCCGAACAACTAGAAAACACATCACCTTCTTTCATAATCTGTTCTTTTTCTACTAAAGTCTTGAAGTCTATATTTTTAAGACGAGTGGATATATCGTACCTCAGCTTTGCTAGTTCATGATGAACGACGCAGGAACCAATAGCGCTTTTGCTGCATTGGTTATTACCCTTAAAACATACATTCACAAAAACTGGGCCTTCAACAGCTTCTACGACATCTAACATCTTTATCTCTTCAGGTTTTCGCCCAAGTGTAAAACCACCATTAACACCTCGGAATGATTTTACTAAACCGTGAGCTGAAAGCTTCCTCATGATTTTAAATAGAAATCGTTCTGGAATACACTCTGTTTCGCTTATTTCTACTGCTTCAATCCGTTTACTAGCTGGTTGCTTTGATAAAAATAATATAATACGAAATCCATAGTCTGTTGCCTGGTTAAATATCATAGCGTCACCTCACACTAGTTCAAAAATGTCATCATGAACAAATTTTGAAATCACACTCCACTCATGTGCTATTTGTCAATTATTACATGTAATAAACTAAAATATTTGTATACTTCAACCTACATTTTCCTTAATTTATTCATAGTTTTTGTGAATATATTTTGAAAGTATACCATTATAGTGATGTTTGATTTAAATATATTTCATTTGTTTCTTGTTGTCAATACGATTTGCACATAATTTTAAAAAGATTATAAGTTTATTTTGCATCTAAAAGAGCAGACCTAAATCAGGTCTGCTCTTCCTTTAGCTAATCATATGTTTCTTTTATAATCCTGGAATTGAAATCGTTGGTGAATTTGCATTTTCGGAACCAATTTCACAACAGTCAGCTCTTTCAAGCCCTGAATTACCACTAGTTCCACAGCATCCTCTCGCTACACCAGCAGTTGCTCCACCATCAGCTGCACCTCCAGTAGCACAGCACCCTCTACCAAAGCCACGGCTCTGAGGCTGAGTACTGCTTGCGATAGCAGCAGCTATAAATTGCTCTTTCATAAGCGTAGCTTGTTCTTCCGTAAGTTGTCCAGACTCTAAGTATCTGTCTACCAGCTCCATACGTAAGTCTAAAATCTCTTGGTTTATAGGATCAATCTGTTGGCTTCCTGTTGATTCCGTTGTTGCAAGCACCCCTGGAACTGTGAAAACCACGACAGCAGCTAATGCAACAAAAAGCAAAATAGTTTTCTTCATCGTATCACCTCTTTTTGTTATTTTATAGTATATTGCACTCTTATAGTATCCATAAAGTTTGCAGAATTTATGGAGATAGTGTTATATTTTTTTGTTCATTCTAATAACTACCTCAGCAACCTCAGCCATCTTATTATGACCCAATTTATTAGGGTGGCAGCCATCATAATCATATTCTGCTTTTATCGCATTTGTCTTAGGGTCTACTAAGGCTGCATAAAAGTCGATTACAGGGATGTTTTCTTCAATTGCATAGTTTTTCATCCATAATCTATACTGCTCAAGTAAAGACTCTTCATACGTATCATCAATGGGTATTGGTAATCCGAGAATAATCGAAACGGCTTTAGAACTGTTCCTAATCTGCTGAATAATTCCCTCTATATTCATCTGAACTACCTCAAGTGGCAAGTGATGAAATGCATCATTTGTGCCTCCAAGTACAATAATAACATCTGGATTTACTGCTAATGCTTCTCTAACCCTATATAACATGCCCGCCGTCAAATCTCCATTGATACCCATATTACAATACTCAACTGTTAGACGTTTGCATACAATATTAAACCAAGAATCTTCTTTACTAAATGGATATCCCTCAGTTATCGAATCACCTAATCCTACTAATTTCAAAAATAACACCTCCGCAGTTTTCATTATACCTACTATTTAATAAGAAAATCTTTTA
Coding sequences:
- a CDS encoding GDSL-type esterase/lipase family protein, encoding MKLVGLGDSITEGYPFSKEDSWFNIVCKRLTVEYCNMGINGDLTAGMLYRVREALAVNPDVIIVLGGTNDAFHHLPLEVVQMNIEGIIQQIRNSSKAVSIILGLPIPIDDTYEESLLEQYRLWMKNYAIEENIPVIDFYAALVDPKTNAIKAEYDYDGCHPNKLGHNKMAEVAEVVIRMNKKI
- a CDS encoding DUF2680 domain-containing protein translates to MKKTILLFVALAAVVVFTVPGVLATTESTGSQQIDPINQEILDLRMELVDRYLESGQLTEEQATLMKEQFIAAAIASSTQPQSRGFGRGCCATGGAADGGATAGVARGCCGTSGNSGLERADCCEIGSENANSPTISIPGL
- a CDS encoding cytochrome ubiquinol oxidase subunit I — encoded protein: MEFFDVVLLSRLQFTLTAIIHYFFVPLTIGLAIFIAYLEFRYWRTGEALYDKMARFWTKLFLVNFAVGVATGITMEFQFGTNWAAYSRYVGDIFGAPLAAEGVFAFFLESVFIGLLVFGRDKISKGMRFFAALMVAIGTNFSAFWIIAANSWMQTPAGYRINEELGRAEMTSFYEVLFNPSTLVRLSHVLEGAYITAAFFIIAVSAYYLLNKRNVELAKSSMKFAVIFGLVFALLQGASGHSHAVLVAETQPEKLAAYEAHWETEERAALLLFAIPDYENERNRFEIGIPGALSLLAHSDINAPVTGLREFAPEDRPPVLGNFISFRIMVGTGTLIIFWMIFLAVQMKRGRLYDNELVLKAAVWLLPLPYIANTFGWIVAEWGRQPWIVYGLLRTADAVSHLSVAEVLISLVLFIAIYAFLLFLMIFLMIREVKKFNVDIDTTIDRPMDSGKEVTL
- a CDS encoding RrF2 family transcriptional regulator — translated: MIFNQATDYGFRIILFLSKQPASKRIEAVEISETECIPERFLFKIMRKLSAHGLVKSFRGVNGGFTLGRKPEEIKMLDVVEAVEGPVFVNVCFKGNNQCSKSAIGSCVVHHELAKLRYDISTRLKNIDFKTLVEKEQIMKEGDVFSSCSEPDATNTIT
- the cydD gene encoding thiol reductant ABC exporter subunit CydD codes for the protein MLDKRLNQEVQNHKWIFAFLVCFAVIGGVLAIGQGYMIATIVDAVFLQGQGLQSTWGMLWLLLAVFIGRGTISYGNSRLSSRLATIVKGSIRERLLVKLSKTEPGQLFRHKTGQIISVMTDAIDHLDGYYSRYLPQLLQAAIIPPMILIVVFSFNIYSGLIMLVTAPLIPVFMVIIGNMADKKARQQMDSLVRFSGHFLDVLQGLATLKIFGRSKQQRQKIVEMSNNFRDTTMDVLKIAFLSALMLEILATISTAMIAVEVGLRLVYGHLTFHTAFFILLLAPELYLPLKNLGSSFHTGRNSIAAAEKVWDVLDESDVKPVWGESDFAVADEQWQRNKRPGAIAIENVSFSYMEHIPVLKNINLNINAGERIAIIGRSGSGKTTLLKVLLGLIPPSEGRILINDIPLSSFKEDVWRANVAYVSQEPYLFSGTVAENIAIGREDASTQDIMMAGQLAGVDRFVKELSRGYDTPVGEGGRGLSGGEKQRVALARAFLKQAPIVILDEPTAGLDVETEHFLQQAMETLCQQATVITVAHRLQTVMKADRIILLTDGEIAAIGNHEQLLGSSELYRQIVSVYRGDRL
- the cydB gene encoding cytochrome d ubiquinol oxidase subunit II codes for the protein MDLNAIWFILFGVLIIGYAILDGFDLGIGSLFHYLGKTEDEKKILINSIGPVWDGNEVWLITGGGALFAAFPFVYATVFSGFYLAMMLVLFGLIFRAIGIEYYFKLDDDKPMQKLMGNLFFIGSFLPALLFGVAVGNVVVGIPLDDMQNYAGSFFALLNPYALILGVVGLLGFLLQGVTYTTLKTEGDLQQRAIGLTSKFCWSLLGAWIIGTVATYFLAPHMFTNLNNFPVLFAIPLATLLLLAAIPVLLKKEAYGKVFIASSLIIATKIITVAVGLFPNMVIATDPARNLTIYNASSTDLTLTVMLIIALIGVPIVLAYTTYVYYVFRGKATVERHY